CACATTCCCACGATGGACATGGTCTGAACGCCGTTGAGCAGCTGTAACAGCTCTGCGGACATATCTACATACCCCTTCCGGTCAAATTTCAGTCAAATATAGATTATAGCGTATTTCGCCGGAAAAAGAAAGAGGAAAAACAAATTCTCCCTCTTTTCCGCCCCATTCCATGTAAAATACCGGAAAACCTCTGTCCCGCTCCACGGCGGAGGTTGTTTTATGGGAGAAACTGGCGTATAATAAAATGGAATATGCCAAGAAGTATAAGGAGGACCCTCCATGAAACTGATGGTCATCGACGGCAACAGCATCGTCAACCGGGCCTATTATGGCATCCGCCCCCTGTCCACACGGGACGGGCTATATACCCATGCCATCTATGGCTTTCTCACCACCCTCCAGCGGCTGCTGGACGAGGAGCAGCCGGAGGCGCTGTGCGTCACCTTCGACCGCCGGGAGCCCACCTTCCGCCATCAGGCGGATGAACGCTACAAGGCCCAGCGCAAGGGGATGCCGGAGGAGCTGGCCATGCAGCTGCCGTATCTGAAGCAGGTGCTCTCCGCCATGAACATCCCCCAGTACGACCTCACCGGCTACGAGGCCGACGATCTCATCGGCACCATCAGCCGCCGCTGCGAGGCGGCCGGCTGGGACTGCGTCATCGTCACCGGCGATAAGGACAGTCTCCAGCTCATCACCCCCCACACCAAGGTGAAGCTGGTGTCCACCCGCATGGGCCAGACCACCACCAAGGACATGACGGAGGAGACCTTCCGGGAGCAGTACGGCTTCGCCCCCATCCACATGATCGACCTGAAGGCCCTCATGGGCGACGCCTCCGACAACATCCCCGGCGTCCCCGGCGTGGGGGAAAAGACCGCCATGGCACTGGTGCAGCAGTATCATTCCGTGGCGGAGCTGTACCGCCTGCTGCCGGAGATCGACGCCAAGCCCGGCGTCATCAAAAAGCTGCAGGAGGGCAGGGAGAGCGCCGAGCACTCCCGGTATCTGGCCACCATTGTCACCGATGCCCCGCTGAACTTCACCCCGGAGGACAACCTCCGCCGCCCCTTTGCTCCGGAGCTCTATGACCTGCTGCTGAAGCTGGAGTTTCAGAAGCTCATCGACCGGTATGGCCTCACCCCCCACCGGGACACCGAGGCCGCCCCGGAGTATACCGTCACCGTGGAGCCGCTGGAGACGGAGCAGCAGGCCCAGGCCCTGCTGGCCCAGTGGCGTCAGGCGGACTATGTGACCGTCTACGCCCTACCGGACCTCTCCGTTCTCTCCGTCCAGTGGGATACCGGATCGCACACCTCCGCCGCAGCCGAGCTGGACCAGAACCGCTATACCGGCGACTGGCACGCCCTGCTGACCGCCCTGTTCTCCGCCGATATCCGAAAAGTCGGTCACCACATCAAGGACACCATGCGGGCGCTGCTGGAGCAGGACCTCCCCATAGAGGGCTATGGGTTCGATACGGCGCTGGCCGCCTACCTGCTGGATGCCACCGCCGGAAGCTACGACCTCCAGCGGCTGTTCGTGACCTACTATAATGAAGAACTGCCCAAGCCCCTGCATCTGGAGCCGGATGCCTTTGCCCCGCTGGCGGATACCGCTTCGGCGTGGGCGGCCCTCCACAGCTACTGCTCCGCCGTGGAGGCCCTGTATGAGACCCTGCCCCCCAAGCTGGAGGAGCTGGGCATGAAGGAGCTGTATCACACCGTGGAATTGCCTCTCTGCCCGGTACTGGCCCGGATGGAGCAGCGGGGCTTTCTGGTGGACGCCAAGGCGCTGTCGGACTTCGGCGAGAGCCTCACCGGCACCATCCGCCAGCTGGAGCAGCGGATCTATG
The genomic region above belongs to Vescimonas coprocola and contains:
- the polA gene encoding DNA polymerase I is translated as MKLMVIDGNSIVNRAYYGIRPLSTRDGLYTHAIYGFLTTLQRLLDEEQPEALCVTFDRREPTFRHQADERYKAQRKGMPEELAMQLPYLKQVLSAMNIPQYDLTGYEADDLIGTISRRCEAAGWDCVIVTGDKDSLQLITPHTKVKLVSTRMGQTTTKDMTEETFREQYGFAPIHMIDLKALMGDASDNIPGVPGVGEKTAMALVQQYHSVAELYRLLPEIDAKPGVIKKLQEGRESAEHSRYLATIVTDAPLNFTPEDNLRRPFAPELYDLLLKLEFQKLIDRYGLTPHRDTEAAPEYTVTVEPLETEQQAQALLAQWRQADYVTVYALPDLSVLSVQWDTGSHTSAAAELDQNRYTGDWHALLTALFSADIRKVGHHIKDTMRALLEQDLPIEGYGFDTALAAYLLDATAGSYDLQRLFVTYYNEELPKPLHLEPDAFAPLADTASAWAALHSYCSAVEALYETLPPKLEELGMKELYHTVELPLCPVLARMEQRGFLVDAKALSDFGESLTGTIRQLEQRIYDAAGAPFNINSPKQLGKVLFEDLQLPHGKKTKTGWSTNADVLEKLRWQHPIVADVLEYRQYSKLKSTYADGLLKVIDADGRIRTSFQMTVTATGRLSSTEPNLQNIPTRTELGSQMRRMFVAAPGNLLVDADYSQIELRLLAHISGDEVMQQAFRSGEDFHTLTASKVFHVPPEEVTHQMRSRAKAVNFGIVYGISPFSLSQDIGVTVAEAKEYMERYFATYTGVRRYMTEVVEQARQQGYVATLFGRRRALPELKSSNFNLRSFGERVALNMPIQGTAADIMKLAMIRVEHRLSGEGLAARLIMQVHDELIVECPAAEAPRVEALLQEEMQGVAQLSVPLPADAHSGPDWLSAKG